One genomic window of Methanosalsum zhilinae DSM 4017 includes the following:
- the hcp gene encoding hydroxylamine reductase, which produces MFCFQCEETAKGTGCTKVGVCGKQEDVANLQDQLVYLLKGIAFYNSKAREHDLNDRMAERFILDSLFATLTNTNFSEGSFEKRIEEGFSIREQIRQKLDENNVDLGSDIPSAATVKPDEIANDENVGVLATEDEDIRSLRELLTYGMKGMAAYAHHAAVLGYTDDEIFRFFEKGLLATLDDSLTAEDLTAVVMECGKASVTTLALLDSANTGTYGHQEPTKINIGTGKNPGILISGHDLKDMEQLLEQSKGSGVDIYTHGEMIPANAYPSFKKYDHFVGNYGNSWWKQKEEFEKFNGPILMTTNCIVPPKGSYLDRLYTTSIVGYDGARHIDVKEDGTKDFSALIEQAKECQPPVELETGNIMGGFAHNAVLSVADKVIDAVKSGKISRFVVMAGCDGRHKEREYYTEFAKQLPESAVILTAGCAKYRYNKLDLGEIDGIPRILDAGQCNDSYSLVVIAQKLAEAFGMDDINELPISYNIAWYEQKSVAVLLALLSLGVKDMTIGPRLPAFVSPAVLDVLVDKFNITKNTTVEEDMERLL; this is translated from the coding sequence ATGTTTTGTTTTCAGTGCGAAGAAACAGCTAAAGGAACAGGATGTACAAAAGTCGGAGTGTGTGGTAAACAGGAAGATGTAGCTAATTTACAGGATCAGTTGGTATATCTCCTAAAAGGGATTGCATTTTACAACTCTAAAGCCAGAGAACATGATCTAAATGATAGAATGGCTGAGAGGTTTATACTGGATTCACTATTTGCAACACTTACCAATACCAATTTCAGTGAAGGTTCATTTGAAAAAAGAATTGAAGAAGGATTCAGTATCCGCGAACAGATCAGACAGAAACTTGATGAGAATAATGTAGATCTGGGATCTGACATTCCTTCAGCTGCAACTGTAAAACCTGATGAGATTGCTAATGATGAAAACGTCGGTGTTCTTGCTACAGAAGATGAGGATATAAGGTCCCTGCGTGAACTTCTTACCTATGGGATGAAGGGAATGGCTGCATATGCTCACCATGCAGCAGTGCTTGGATATACAGATGATGAAATATTCCGTTTCTTTGAGAAAGGGCTTCTGGCAACACTTGATGATAGCCTTACAGCAGAAGATCTGACTGCAGTTGTTATGGAGTGCGGAAAAGCCAGTGTCACAACCCTCGCACTTCTTGATAGTGCAAACACGGGTACGTATGGTCATCAGGAACCTACAAAGATCAATATAGGTACCGGTAAGAATCCTGGTATTCTGATAAGTGGTCATGATCTTAAGGATATGGAGCAGCTTCTGGAGCAGAGCAAGGGTAGTGGTGTGGATATCTATACCCATGGTGAAATGATCCCTGCCAATGCATATCCGTCCTTTAAAAAATATGATCACTTTGTAGGTAATTATGGAAATTCCTGGTGGAAGCAGAAAGAGGAGTTTGAAAAGTTCAATGGTCCAATACTGATGACAACAAATTGTATTGTTCCCCCAAAGGGCTCTTACCTTGACAGGCTTTATACCACCAGTATTGTTGGATATGATGGTGCCCGCCACATTGATGTGAAGGAAGATGGGACCAAGGATTTCTCAGCGCTGATTGAGCAGGCAAAGGAATGTCAGCCTCCTGTAGAGCTGGAAACTGGAAACATTATGGGAGGTTTTGCACATAATGCGGTTCTGAGTGTGGCTGATAAGGTTATAGACGCTGTAAAAAGCGGAAAGATCAGCAGATTTGTTGTAATGGCCGGTTGTGATGGAAGGCATAAAGAAAGGGAATACTATACTGAATTTGCAAAGCAGCTCCCTGAAAGTGCCGTTATACTGACTGCAGGCTGTGCTAAATACAGATACAATAAGCTGGATCTGGGTGAAATTGATGGCATTCCCAGAATACTGGATGCAGGACAGTGCAATGATTCGTATTCTCTGGTGGTAATTGCACAGAAACTGGCAGAGGCATTTGGAATGGATGATATCAATGAACTACCAATTTCATACAACATTGCCTGGTATGAACAGAAATCAGTTGCAGTGCTGCTTGCACTGCTAAGTCTTGGAGTAAAGGACATGACAATTGGTCCAAGATTGCCGGCTTTTGTCTCCCCGGCTGTTCTGGATGTACTGGTAGATAAGTTCAATATTACCAAGAACACTACAGTTGAAGAGGATATGGAGAGACTTTTATAA